One part of the Rutidosis leptorrhynchoides isolate AG116_Rl617_1_P2 chromosome 1, CSIRO_AGI_Rlap_v1, whole genome shotgun sequence genome encodes these proteins:
- the LOC139854859 gene encoding uncharacterized protein, translated as MRQSNVSSSSSVTQLNTVLPDANGLPCTNQQNVTCVPPIEQRIGPIYTISTAFDSSALSPFYHDLGDYVCVCIHCDALFWRGERIKTHFKDRQLHFHRCCENGRVSLPQFQEPPLLLKQLLDSHDFTDNIRAYNQMFSMTSYGAKIDDIINDGRSPYVFKVSGQIYHWIGSMCPQQGVPPRFLQLYIYDTDHEVENRMSHFGGQDSNRLCGSVVSQLIELLDTHNELVKLFRTARDKCRDSEVPTFCVRLFSVSGSRQHALPASNAIGDIVFDSGPRATTDYDVIVEPRGEVPRRINKLHPIYMSSQFPLMFFYGEPGFHLGLKLRDVPGSPAGCERKMTMNMYYSYQIHDRLGVYNLMLRMGRLFQQGDQTGADVGSRTILPASFTEYMEILSFFITFTCNVKWPEIARYLQPYTLLTPSDRADVVARVFHLRVGEFVTFL; from the exons ATGCGCCAATCGAATGTTAGTTCATCCTCCTCGGTTACTCAGTTGAATACTGTCCTCCCTGATGCTAATG GTTTGCCATGTACTAATCAGCAAAATGTAACCTGTGTTCCACCTATTGAACAACGAATTGGGCCAATATATACTATATCTACAGCTTTCGACTCTTCAG CTCTTTCGCCTTTCTATCATGATTTGGGCGATTACGTTTGTGTATGTATACACTGTGACGCGTTGTTTTGGCGTGGGGAACGTATCAAGACACATTTTAAAGACAGACAACTTCACTTTCATCGTTGCTGTGAGAATGGACGAGTTTCGTTGCCACAATTTCAAGAACCTCCTTTGTTATTAAAACAACTTTTAGATTCTCACGACTTCACCGATAACATCCGTGCTTACAACCAGATGTTCAGCATGACTTCTTATGGAGCAAAAATTGACGACATTATAAATGACGGCCGTTCGCCTTACGTTTTCAAAGTGTCCGGTCAGATTTATCACTGGATTGGTTCCATGTGTCCTCAGCAGGGGGTTCCACCGAGGTTTTTGCAGCTCTATATCTATGACACTGATCATGAGGTCGAAAATAGAATGTCTCATTTCGGTGGTCAGGATTCAAACCGTCTGTGTGGTTCAGTGGTATCTCAGTTAATTGAGTTGTTGGATACGCACAATGAACTGGTCAAATTGTTTCGTACAGCGAGGGACAAGTGCCGGGATTCTGAGGTTCCGACTTTTTGCGTGCGGTTGTTCAGTGTTAGTGGTTCTAGACAACACGCATTACCTGCCTCAAATGCAATTGGCGATATTGTTTTTGATAGTGGTCCTCGAGCTACCACTGATTACGATGTGATTGTTGAGCCAAGGGGTGAAGTACCAAGGCGTATTAACAAGCTTCACCCCATTTACATGTCGTCGCAGTTCCCTTTGATGTTCTTTTATGGTGAGCCAGGGTTCCATCTTGGTTTGAAGTTGCGGGATGTTCCTGGTTCGCCAGCTGGCTGCGAAAGAAAAATGACTATGAACATGTACTACAGCTATCAAATTCATGATAGGCTTGGTGTATACAACTTAATGCTTAGGATGGGGCGACTTTTCCAGCA GGGGGACCAAACCGGTGCAGATGTTGGTAGTAGGACGATACTCCCTGCTTCATTTACCG AGTATATGGAAATCCTCAGTTTTTTTATCACATTTACCTGTAATGTTAAATGGCCGGAGATTGCTCGGTATTTGCAACCATACACGCTCCTTACTCCCTCGGATCGCGCAGATGTTGTTGCTCGTGTATTCCACTTAAGAGTTGGAGAGTTTGTCACCTTCTTATAA
- the LOC139854865 gene encoding uncharacterized protein, giving the protein MDNLAHVFLFDVSVLYTIEFQKRGLPHCHTLLWVHSPPLSPINQRIDDYISAELPDPRTDPVGYAVICATTMHGPCGLAKSSAPCMERSACSKKFPKLYNSKTYFDADGCAHYQRRNNRIYTTRGGVKIDNSYVVPYNLLLCLTFHAHINVEFCGWKMLIKYLFKYISKGTDRVTARITRHVAYTGAQQSQAPKAIDEIQNFIDARFICPHEACWRIFNFPIHHREPAVQILGVHLENMQLLTFHSREPLESIVQTNPTKKMTLTQWLHYNSSFCSGHHLTYLDFPLEFVWYDGNKCWKQRANLKKPCIGRLTYIHPAFGEAFLLRMLLCHQKGCKSFADIRTVNNIVHSTYRSACEAIGLLGDDKDWSTALEEVSVSASSSELRSLFANILMYCSVTNPLNLWEKHWKLMFDDISIRAAASLNMSNLHINTEELHNFVLYEVELLLNQCSRSIAEYGLPSLPPDLLLDLANRLIMEEKNYDRELLEMERVQLESVMNSKQKIVYDLITRASYAKSTELIFVYGLGGTGKTFLWKAIITALRARGKIVLAVASSGIAFLLLPSGRMTHSRFKLPLVLTDESMCNVKKNTQMAKLLQKTDLIMWDEAPMNNRRCFEAHMMKIR; this is encoded by the exons ATGGATAACCTAGCTCATGTTTTCCTTTTTGATGTTTCAGTCCTCTATACGATCGAGTTTCAGAAGCGAGGTTTGCCGCATTGTCATACGTTATTGTGGGTTCATTCGCCTCCATTGTCTCCTATAAATCAGCGCATAGACGATTACATATCAGCTGAGTTACCCGATCCTAGAACTGATCCAGTTGGCTATGCAGTTATCTGTGCAACTACGATGCACGGTCCTTGTGGCCTCGCAAAGTCAAGTGCACCATGCATGGAACGGTCTGCTTGCTCAAAGAAGTTCCCTAAATTATATAATAGCAAAACTTATTTTGACGCTGATGGGTGCGCTCACTATCAGCGGCGTAACAATAGGATTTATACCACCAGAGGCGGGGTGAAGATCGATAATAGTTACGTTGTCCCCTACAATCTGCTTCTATGTCTAACTTTTCATGCTCATATAAACGTTGAGTTTTGTGGTTGGAAAATGCTCATCAAGTATCTATTTAAGTACATTTCAAAAGGAACCGATCGTGTTACTGCTCGTATAACAAGGCATGTGGCCTATACCGGTGCTCAACAATCACAGGCTCCCAAGGCCATCGACGAGATTCAGAATTTCATTGACGCCCGCTTTATTTGCCCTCATGAAGCTTGCTGGCGTATATTTAATTTCCCGATACATCATCGTGAACCAGCGGTCCAGATTCTTGGCGTGCATTTAGAAAATATGCAACTGCTGACATTTCACTCGCGTGAACCGCTTGAATCCATTGTTCAAACGAACCCAACGAAGAAGATGACACTCACTCAATGGCTGCATTATAATTCTTCTTTTTGTTCAGGACACCATCTAACTTACCTAGATTTTCCTCTGGAGTTTGTTTGGTATGATGGAAACAAGTGCTGGAAACAAAGGGCAAACTTGAAGAAACCTTGTATTGGAAGGTTAACGTATATACATCCGGCATTTGGGGAGGCTTTTTTATTGAGAATGCTCCTTTGCCATCAAAAGGGCTGCAAAAGCTTCGCAGACATAAGAACAGTCAATAATATTGTACATTCTACGTACCGATCGGCATGCGAGGCTATTGGCTTACTTGGTGATGATAAAGATTGGTCAACTGCTCTTGAAGAGGTCTCTGTATCTGCATCTTCATCTGAGCTCCGCTCGCTTTTCGCAAACATTTTGATGTACTGTTCGGTAACAAACCCATTGAATCTATGGGAAAAACACTGGAAACTTATGTTCGATGATATTTCCATTCGGGCTGCTGCTTCTTTGAACATGTCAAATTTGCATATAAATACTGAAGAACTCCATAATTTTGTTTTGTATGAGGTTGAGCTTCTTTTAAATCAATGTTCAAGGTCAATAGCTGAGTATGGGTTGCCTTCATTGCCGCCAGACCTCCTGCTAGATCTTGCCAATCGGTTGATTATGGAAGAGAAAAATTATGATCGGGAATTACTTGAAATGGAACGCGTACAACTTGAAAGCGTAATGAATTCGAAACAAAAAATAGTGTATGATCTAATTACACGGGCCTCGTATGCTAAGTCAACTGAATTGATATTCGTTTATGGGCTTGGCGGTACGGGTAAGACATTCTTATGGAAGGCGATTATTACAGCACTGAGAGCAAGGGGTAAAATTGTTCTTGCTGTAGCATCATCTGGTATTGCATTCCTTCTTTTGCCATCAGGTCGAATGACACATTCTCGATTCAAACTTCCATTGGTTCTCACTGATGAATCGATGTGCAATGTCAAGAAAAATACTCAAATGGCTAAGTTATTGCAGAAGACTGACCTAATCATGTGGGATGAGGCACCGATGAACAATAGGCGGTGTTTTGAGGcacat ATGATGAaaattagataa